From the genome of Candidatus Defluviilinea proxima:
TTGCACATTGATCTTGGAAAGATGTGCATATAGCGTATACATCCCGTCGGCATGGCCGATAACAATGACGTTACCGTAGAAATCCTTCCATGGGCTGTAGATCGCTTCTTTATCTGGACCTGCAAACTGGATCACCCCATCCCCCGCGGCATGGACCGGCGTCCCGAACTTGTTCAGGAGTTCCACGCCATGATGCGGTTCGCGCTTGTTCTCTTGAGTCGAACCGTAGCGATAGGTAATATCAACGAATGTAATATCTGGTGGGAAGATGGGATTCTGAAAGGCAAAGTGTCCGTCAGTAATGCAGAAGTCTACGGTGAGAGGATCACAAGAGGAAACCTGGGTTGCCGTCGGCGAGGGAGGAATCAACGTAGGCGTTGACTCGGGTGTTGAGACAACAAACGGCGTCTCTGTGGAAGTGGGCAAAGATTGAGCGACAGCCGTCTGCACGGCAGGCGTGCAGGATGTGATGAGAAGGAGGGAAAGGAAAGAGAAACTATGTTTCATAAGCACAATTATATGGACTCAGCCAGCTTGCTGGCGCAATTTCGGGAGCAAGCTCCCTGATTCCATATGTCTTTGGATTCAGCCAACTTGCTGGCAAGGTTACGGGAGCAAGCTCCCGATTCCAAAGTTATAATCAAAATATGGAGACCCTATACAAGACCTACCTGCATAATCCACCGCATTACTTTGTTCCAAATGCGATGTATATGGTTACAGGGGCTATTTTACACAAACAATATCTATTGCGCGAAAATAGGCGAAAAGAATTTTTCCTGAAAACTTTATTTGAAAAAGCGGAATCACTTGCATGGAACATGGAAGCTTGGTCAGCTTTGCATAACCATTATCATTTTATTGCTCAGGCTCCTGAAGACCCAACAACCTTGGCAAAGCTACTTCAACAAGTTCATTCGATTACTGCAATTCAATTCAACCGCTGGGACAATACCCCGGGCAGGCAGGTCTGGCAAAACTATTGGGATACATGCATCACTTACGAGAAATCGTATCTGGCGAGGCTTCGCTATGTCCACGAAAACCCTGTAAAACATGGACTTGTTGACAACGCGATAGATTACCCGTTTTGTAGTTATAGGTGGTTTATTGAGCAGGGTGAAAATGATTTGAAGGAACAGGTTGTCAATCAGCCAGTTGATAAAGTAAACGTGTTTGATGATTTTTAAATCCAACAGCGGATATGGACTCAGCCAGCTTGCTGGCGAATTACGGGAGCAAGCTCCCTGATTCCAAAATTAAATCCCACCCCGTTCTTTCATTACGGACTGGATCTCCAATTCGAGTTTATCGGCTTCGAATTCCAATTCAGCGAGTTCGGCGAGCATCTTCTCCCCCACTGATTTGTCGTCCAGTGAGTTGAGGTTAATTCTCACGTTGTAGCCTGCGGCTGTCAGCGCGGCGCGGGACATGGCAAAGCCAGACATGGCATCACTGATGGCGCTTTGGAGTCCGTGCTTGGCACATTTGATCGCAAGTTCCATCACTTTGACGGCGTCCGACGCAACATGCAATGGGACATGTGCCGCGTTGAGCGTGGCTTGCACGATGGCAGCGTTGCGCGTGGTTTGTTCTTCTTCCGTCGCTTTGGGGAGTTTGAAGGTCGCCATCAACGTTTCGAATGCACCCGCATCGTCTTCGACAGCAAGCGTAAGTTCTTTGCGCAGATTTTCAGCGACGACTCGAATGGCTTGCATTTCTGCTTCCACTTCGGCGTATTTCTTTTTGCCGATGGTAACGCCTGCCACCATGGCGACCAATGCCGCGCCCATCGCGCCTGCATGCGCGGCGGCGGAGCCACCACCAGGAGTCGGTGTGGGGGCGGCTAACTCTTCAATGAAAGAGGGACAGTTTCCAGCGGGGCTCGAAGCGTCGGCGGATTGAGAAGAGAAAAGCCGGGTTTCAAGAATCTGTTCTTTGGAGAATTGATCCAATTGTGTGTACCAGACCGCCGCATCCACCAATGCTTCTTGCGGGATCAAGCCAACGAGTTCGCTGTGATGAATGCCAACACCGTATCGCTCGGCTTCGCGTCGAATGAATTCAACCACGCGGGCGATGGGCGTTTCGCGGAAGTTGGTGAGGTTCATCGAAACTTGCGCGCGTCCTTCGACGAGCAGACCAAGACCCTTGACGTAACGAAGCCCGCCCGATGATTGACGCACAGCCTTGGCGATCTTTTTGGCGATGTCGACATCGTCGGTGGTGAGATAGACGTTGAACGCAATGAGCGGAGCGCGCGCGCCGATGACGGTTGCGCCCGCCTTGGGCAATTTGCTGGGACCGAAATCGGGCGCCCGATTCGGATCGGTCTCGATGGCAGACTTGAGCCCTTCGTATTGACCCTTGCGGATGTTTTCGAGATTCGTGCGTTCGGGACGAGTTGCCGCCGCTTCATACAAATAGACGGGGAGGCTGAGTTCGTCTCCCACACGTTGACCTACTCTTTTGGCGATCGCCACACACTCTTCCATCGTGGCATCCGATAGCGGCACAAACGGGACAACGTCCGTCGCGCCAATGCGTGGGTGTTCGCCCGTGTGCGAGTCGAGGTCAATGAGTTCGGCGGCGGTTTGAATGGCGCGGAACGCGGCCTTCTCCACTGCGGATGGCGAACCCGCAAAGGTCAGCACCGTGCGGTTGTGGTCGAGGTCGGAGGAGCGGTCGAGCAGGCGCGCACCTTCGACAGATGTTATCGCGGCGACGATCTGGTCAATGACTTCAGGTCGCCGTGCTTCGGAAAAGTTGGGGATGCATTCGATTAGGGTAGTCATATAGTCTCTTAGTCTGATAGTTTTCTTGTCATTTGATTATTAATTGGCGACAGTAATTATACGGTGATTTGTATTCTAGCTGTGCTATACTCACAAAAGTCGTATCAATCAGGTTTTCAAATTTGAGGTGGCTAATGAGTGAAAATCCATTAATCAACATCGGCGAACTTTCAAAACCCGCCACAGTATTGATTGAAAAAATATCTGATGCGGTTGGCGGAATTTTTGAACCCTATCAAATAAAGCGAGTAGCAAAAGCAGAGGCTGAGGCCAAAGTTATCGAAGCAAAAGCTGAGATCGAGGTCACTGAGCTTCAGCGAAGAGCCTTTAGGCGGTTTTTGAAGGAAGAGGAAAGAAAACAAAGGAATATTGAGGAAATTACCAAGAAAGCCCTTCCTCAACTTAGTGAAGCTGCCCAGCCTGACAAAGTAGAAGAAGATTGGATTGCTAATTTCTTTGATAAATCGCATCTCATTTCAGATGACGAAATGCAGACTCTGTGGTCACGTGTATTGGCAGGTGAAGCCAACTCTCCAGGTACGTATTCGAAAAGAACCATCAATTTTTTATCAAGTCTTGATAAAAGTGATGCCGATTTATTTACCCGCCTATGCGGTTTTGGATGGAAGCTTTATGAAGAAGAAATCATACCTTTAATTTACAACTTGGAAGAAGAGATATATAGTGACAATGGCATGAAATTTGAAGTTCTTACCCATTTGGAAAGTATTGGATTAATTACCTTTAGCAGTATAGGCGGCCTATCTCAAACGGAATTACCCGAGAAGATAAATGCAAATTATTTTGGTAAGACAGTCGAATTATTTTTACCTCAAAATGAGAAAACCTTAGCTATTGGCAAAGTTCTATTAACAAAGGTTGGCCAAGAACTCGCCCCTATAAGTGGAGGGCTTCAAATAAAGGGGTTCTTTGAATACATGTGTGAAAAATGGGCAAGTCACGGTTTTATCAAAAAAGAAGAACTACCTGAAGATAACCAGCCAACAGTTAAAATCGAATAGAGGCTCAGTCTCCCATCCACCACGGACGGGAGATTTTTGTTTATGGCTTCGCCCCACCCCCCAAGTGGCGGAGACAATGACTCCCTGACAGGCGGATGTGGCTGGAAAGGCTTCGTTGTATGATGAGTGCATGGCCCTCACATATGTCTAACCCTGTGTCAGTCAGTGTGTCACGGCCATGGAGAACTCATCATGAATACCGAAAAACGTAACACAAAAACGTTCAACATCTTTTCCATCGTATTTCTTGTCGCGATACTGCTCACCATCGTCGGCGGGGTCCTTATTCAGCGCACGGGTATGGCTTCGATGGTTGGCGAAAGAAATGTTGGAAGGGGCCACACTTTCATGCAACCCTATTTAATGCACACCAGCCCCACCGGGGAACTGGCTGTGACTGCGGGCATCATCCTTCTTATCATTGGGTTTGTCATGACCGTAGTGATATTACTGGTCAGGCGTAATCGGTTAAGTCATAATCCCTCTTAAATCTCAAAAACACCAATCATAGTTTCAACCATAAAGATCTTCTGGCAACAACCAGGAGATTTTTGTTTGTTGGTCTATCAAAGAGCAGTAATTCACCCGTATAATCAACCCCATTATGGAAAAATCCCGATTAGAAGCGTTCAGTGATGGTGTGTTCGCCATCGTGATCACTTTATTGATCCTCGATATTCGTTTTCCCGAAGTGGACTATAGTCAATTTTGGGAAACTCTGGCTTCTGTGTTGCCGCGCATCCTTGCCTATGTGATGAGCTTTATTATTATTGGGCTGTATTGGGTGATCCATCACAACTCGATGCATGCGATCAAGAAAACGGACCGCGGCTTTTTGTGGCTGAACATCCTGCTTTTGCTGTGCGTGAGTTTTATTCCGTTCCCCACTTCGTTGCTGGGTCGGTATCCCTTTGAGGCGGGGCCGATCATTATTTACGGCCTGACCTTGATCACTTGCAATGTTGTCGGGGTCATCATGGTGTTCTATGTCTATTACCATCCCCAACTGGCAGTCACAGAGTTCAGCAAGCAATACATGCGGAGTCACATACCCAATTATATTATTATCAATGGCGCGTATCTCGGGGCGATCTTATTGGCAAATCCGCTTCCGCTCCTTAGCTATTTGATCTACATTACTGCTGTCGTGCTTTTGATCATCTTCCTACCGAAGTTGGATGATGGCATCAATTATCAAGTGAAAGAATAACTGTATGAACCCAATCGACCTTCAACATCTCCGCACGGCCATTGAGGTGGCGCAAAGCGCACGCGAGCATGGCAATCATCCCTTTGGCGCGATATTGGTGGATGAAAACGATCAAGTGTTGTTGCAAGCCGAGAACTCGGTGATTACTGGCAGGGATTGCACCGGTCACGCCGAGACAAATCTGATGCGGCTGGCTTCTCAAAATTATTCGGCAGAGAAATTGTCCGTGTGTACGCTGTACACCAGCACTGAACCTTGTGCCATGTGTGCAGGCGCGATCTATTGGGGAAATGTGGGTCGGGTCGTCTATGCCTTGAGCGAAGTAGACTTATATGAGATCGTCGGTCCCTCGCCCGATCAGTTGGTGCTTTCGAGCCGCGAGGTATTCAGTCACAGCCAGAGAAGTG
Proteins encoded in this window:
- a CDS encoding M23 family metallopeptidase, translated to MKHSFSFLSLLLITSCTPAVQTAVAQSLPTSTETPFVVSTPESTPTLIPPSPTATQVSSCDPLTVDFCITDGHFAFQNPIFPPDITFVDITYRYGSTQENKREPHHGVELLNKFGTPVHAAGDGVIQFAGPDKEAIYSPWKDFYGNVIVIGHADGMYTLYAHLSKINVQAGDEIKAGDLIGEVGHSGVATGSHLHFEVRKGGDGTDYFSTQNPELWLVPNKDEAGNPFGAIAFSVLDKNSQPQFAEFTARYYLDKNGPKIKSHYIVTYSKDMMLLEENAALGDLPPGYYYVVLKHNGQFYERWVEVQSGKLTKVVVVLK
- a CDS encoding transposase; translation: MVTGAILHKQYLLRENRRKEFFLKTLFEKAESLAWNMEAWSALHNHYHFIAQAPEDPTTLAKLLQQVHSITAIQFNRWDNTPGRQVWQNYWDTCITYEKSYLARLRYVHENPVKHGLVDNAIDYPFCSYRWFIEQGENDLKEQVVNQPVDKVNVFDDF
- the ftcD gene encoding glutamate formimidoyltransferase, which translates into the protein MTTLIECIPNFSEARRPEVIDQIVAAITSVEGARLLDRSSDLDHNRTVLTFAGSPSAVEKAAFRAIQTAAELIDLDSHTGEHPRIGATDVVPFVPLSDATMEECVAIAKRVGQRVGDELSLPVYLYEAAATRPERTNLENIRKGQYEGLKSAIETDPNRAPDFGPSKLPKAGATVIGARAPLIAFNVYLTTDDVDIAKKIAKAVRQSSGGLRYVKGLGLLVEGRAQVSMNLTNFRETPIARVVEFIRREAERYGVGIHHSELVGLIPQEALVDAAVWYTQLDQFSKEQILETRLFSSQSADASSPAGNCPSFIEELAAPTPTPGGGSAAAHAGAMGAALVAMVAGVTIGKKKYAEVEAEMQAIRVVAENLRKELTLAVEDDAGAFETLMATFKLPKATEEEQTTRNAAIVQATLNAAHVPLHVASDAVKVMELAIKCAKHGLQSAISDAMSGFAMSRAALTAAGYNVRINLNSLDDKSVGEKMLAELAELEFEADKLELEIQSVMKERGGI
- a CDS encoding DUF2806 domain-containing protein, whose translation is MSENPLINIGELSKPATVLIEKISDAVGGIFEPYQIKRVAKAEAEAKVIEAKAEIEVTELQRRAFRRFLKEEERKQRNIEEITKKALPQLSEAAQPDKVEEDWIANFFDKSHLISDDEMQTLWSRVLAGEANSPGTYSKRTINFLSSLDKSDADLFTRLCGFGWKLYEEEIIPLIYNLEEEIYSDNGMKFEVLTHLESIGLITFSSIGGLSQTELPEKINANYFGKTVELFLPQNEKTLAIGKVLLTKVGQELAPISGGLQIKGFFEYMCEKWASHGFIKKEELPEDNQPTVKIE
- a CDS encoding DUF1211 domain-containing protein yields the protein MEKSRLEAFSDGVFAIVITLLILDIRFPEVDYSQFWETLASVLPRILAYVMSFIIIGLYWVIHHNSMHAIKKTDRGFLWLNILLLLCVSFIPFPTSLLGRYPFEAGPIIIYGLTLITCNVVGVIMVFYVYYHPQLAVTEFSKQYMRSHIPNYIIINGAYLGAILLANPLPLLSYLIYITAVVLLIIFLPKLDDGINYQVKE
- a CDS encoding nucleoside deaminase, translating into MNPIDLQHLRTAIEVAQSAREHGNHPFGAILVDENDQVLLQAENSVITGRDCTGHAETNLMRLASQNYSAEKLSVCTLYTSTEPCAMCAGAIYWGNVGRVVYALSEVDLYEIVGPSPDQLVLSSREVFSHSQRSVEVEGPATELNAEARAVHAGFWR